ACCGCAGGCGCGGGTCCCCGCTTCCCCGCCTCGCCACGGACCGGCCTCCCCATCATGACCCGATACATCGCGCGCCGTCTTCTGTCAGTCATCCCGCTGCTCATCGCGGTGAGCCTCATCGTGTTCGGGATGAGCAAGGCCTTGCCGGGCGACCCTGTCGCGATCTTCCTGCAGCAAGCGGACATAGCGAATCCAGAATTAGTAAACGCCATGCGGGACAAGTATGGCCTCAATGACCCATTGCCGGTGCAGTATTGGACCTGGCTCAGCCTTATGTTTCAAGGCGATATGGGCGAGTCGATTCGGCGGGGTGAACGCGTTTCCGACCTGCTCTTCCGGGGGATGCGAAACACGTTCAGCGTCGCCACCGCCTCGGTCGCTCTCGTGATCGTGGTCGGGTGGACGATGGGCGTCCTTTCCGCGGTCGTCCACAACCGCGCCTGGCCTCAGGCCATCACGCGTTTCCTGGCTCAGGCTCCGGTCTTGATGATCAGCATCCCCGGATTCGCCGTCGCGGTATTCATGGTGCTCATCTTCGGCATCTCCCTCGGATGGCTGCCCACCAGCGGTGTATCCAATCCCCGGGAAGGCGACGACGTCATTGACCTCGCCAAGCACCTCATCCTGCCGACTATCGGGCTGGCGCTGGCCTCGGTCGGCGGGAATTGGCGGCTGGCGCGAAACACCATGATCGAGGTATTGCGTGAAGACTATATTCGAATGGCCCACGCCAAAGGCCTACCGCTCTGGCGCGTCTACTTTGTGCATGGCCTTCGCACAACCCTTGTCCCGCTCCTGACAAGCGCCGGACTGCTGTTCGGATCTCTGCTGACGGGATCGTTCATCCTGGAATACATCTTCGCCTGGCCCGGCATCGGCTTACTTCTCGTCGAGTCTACGGTAAATCGTGATGTTCCGGTCGTCATGGGCGCAACAATCTTGATCGCTTCGCTGTATATCGTCCTTAACCTAGCAGTCGATATTCTCTACGCCATCGTCGACCCGCGTGTACGCTATGCATAGCGCGCTATCACCGAATAAACCCGCCGGGCAACGCTTAAGGCGGACTGCCACATTTCTGCGTGATCATCCGGTCTTGAGCGCATCGCTCATTCCCATTCTCCTCCTCATCATCATCGCCCTCATCGCACCGTTGCTGCCCATCACCGATCCGAATCGAGCCAATCTATCCGTTCGCTATCTTCCACCGCTATCCGAAGCCTATATCTTGGGGACTGATCGCCAGGGCAACGACGTCGTACACGCGGAACGAAACCCAGACCTGTTCCCCTCAAGCGTCGTTGAGCGCTATGAGCCTCCGGTACGCAAGCACTACGTTCTCGGGGCCGATAGCCTCGGCCGCGACATCGTCTCCCGGCTCATATGGGGCAGCCGCGTCTCATTGCTGATTGGCATTTTCGCCAATGTCGCGGTCGTGCTGATTTCGGTCTTCTTCGGCCTGCTCGCCGGATATCTCGGCGGGCGTGTGGACGGCGTGATCATGCGCCTGGTCGACATCGGGCTTGCGTTTCCGGGCCTGCTGCTGGCGCTCCTCATCCTTACCGTGCTCGGACCGTCGGTCATCAACATGGCGGTTGCCGTCATCCTGTCGTCCGTGCCACTCAACATTCGATTCTTCCGCGGCCAAGTGCTAACCGTGAGAAACGCCAAATACGTCGAGGCTGCGCGCCTGCTTGGGTACAACAATCTGCGAATCATGTTCCGAGAAGTGCTGCCGAACGTGATGCCGCTGATCATCACGGTGACGGCCCTGAATGCCACGAGCTTCTTCATTTTCACCGCCGGCTTCAGCCTGATCGGCATGGGTCTCCAGCCGCCCGACCCCGACTGGGGAACCATCATGTCGGACGGCCTGCGCGCGCTCTATGAGCAGCCCGCGGTGATCCTGGGCCCGACGATCCTAATCTCTATTCTGGCGATCTGCTTCAACATCCTCGGCGACGAGGTCCAGAAGATCCTCAGCCCGCGCGAAAGCCAGCTTTAGGATGAGCGTCACCGCCGCGACGGAACCGGTGCTCGCCGTGAAGGACCTGCACACGCACTTCTTCACCAAGACGGCGACGGTGCGCGCCGTCAACGGCGTGAGCTTCAGCATCTATCCCGGAGAGATCGTGGGTCTCGTCGGCGAATCCGGCTGCGGCAAGTCGGTAACCGCAATGTCCATTCTGGGGCTGGTTGACACCCCGGGACGGGTGGTGAACGGCACCATCACCTTCGATGGTCGCGACATGCGCAGGATGTCCGGCGGCCAGCTTCGCCGCGTCCGGGGTCATGAGATCGCCATGATCTTTCAGAATCCCATTGGCGCCCTGAACCCGGTGTTCAGCGTCGGGCGTCAGCTCGTCGAGGCCATCCGCACCCACCAGCGTGTCGGCCGCCGCGAGGCGTACCAACAAGCCGTCGGCCTGCTCGAGCGCGTCGGGATTCCCGATCCCGAGCAGCGGTTGCCGCAATTCCCCCATCAGTTCAGCGGCGGCATGGCGCAGCGGGTTGTCATCGCCATGGCGCTGGCCAACCGGCCCAAGTTGCTCATCGCCGACGAGCCGACGACGGCGTTGGACGTCACCATCCAGGCGCAGATCATCGACCTGCTGGCCGAGCTGAACCAGGAGTTCGGCATGGCCGTGCTGCACATCACCCACAACATGGCGCTGGTGGCCGAAAGCTGCGCCCGCACCATCGTGATGTACGGCGGAAAGATCGCCGAGAGCGGCGAAACGCCGGTGGTCTTCGACGATCCAAAGCATCCCTACACCCAGGCGCTGCTCGGGTCAGTCCCAGACCTCGATCAGCCCGACCAGATCATCGATCCGCTCGAAGGGTTCCCGCCCGACATCACCCGGGAGTGGCCGGGCTGCGAGTTCGAGCCGCGGTGCAGTCAGCGCTTCGAGCGCTGTCCGGTCGAAAACCCACTGCTGCGCGAGGTAGCCGTCGGACACGCCGTGCGCTGCCACCTCTATGAGGCGGCCTCATGAGCGACACCGTTGCCCCACTGCTGCAATGCGAAGGGCTGGTCAAGGCGTTCAGCCTGCCCCGCACAAAACTCATGGAACGGCGGCGGTCACTGCTCGCGGTTGGCGGGGTCGACCTCAGCCTCGACGCCGAGGAAACGCTGGGCCTGGTCGGCGAGTCGGGCTGCGGCAAGACCACGCTGGGACGCCTGATCGTCGGACTGGAGCAGCCCACCAGCGGCAGCGTCATCTTCAGCGCACGCAAGGCGTCGTCTTCCGGTGGAAATGAACGCCTCGACGTGGCGAGGAATGCTCAAATGGTCTTTCAGGACCCGTTGGGATCGCTCAATCCGCGAAAGCGCATCCGCGACGCCATTGCCGAGCCGCTGAAGATTCACGAGATCGTCCCCGACGACGCGATTGACGAGCGCGTCAACGATTTGCTGCAGGAAGTCGGGCTACCGATCGAGTTCGGCGCGCGCTTCCCGATGCAGGTGAGCGGCGGACAGCAGCAGCGCGTGGCCATCGCGCGAGCCCTGTCGGTGGAAAGCGAGTTGCTGGTCGCCGACGAGCCGTTGTCGTCGTTGGACGTATCCGTGCAGGCGCAGATCCTGGACCTGCTGCGGCACATCCGTGACCGGCGGCGCCTGAGCGTCATCTTCATTTCCCACGACCTGGCCGTGGTCCAGCAACTGTGCAACCGGGTGGCGGTGATGTACCTCGGCAAGATCGTGGAAGAAGGGGAAACTCGCAGGCTGTTTCAGCGCCCGCGGCATCCCTACACCACCGCCCTGCTCTCGGCGGTGCCCCGAGTCAAGACAGCCGCCGGCGAGCGAATCCGCCTGTCCGGTGAACCGGCCAGCGCCGCCAACATTCCGCCTGGATGCCCCTTCCACACGCGCTGCTGGAAGGCCGCCGATATCTGCCGCACCGACGTGCCGAAGCTTGAGTCCCTGGACGGCGCTCAGGTCGCTTGCCACTTTCCCGAGTGACGCGCGTGGGCTTGCTGCAAGATCGAGTCGCCATCGTCACCGGCGCCGGTGGCTTGCACGGCATCGGACGCGCCATCGCGCTGGCGTATGCCGAGCATGGCTGCCGCGTGGCCGTCGCCGGCGGCAGCGCCGTCGAGCAGGTCGCGGACGGAATCCGAGCGGACGGCGGAACAGCCATCGCCATCGACTGCGACGTGTCGATCCCCAGCGACATCGAGCATATGGTGGAGCGCACCGAGGCCGAGCTCGGCCCCATCGACATCCTGTGCAACAACGCCGGCATCCTGCGCCGAGGGCACTGGCACGAGATCACGCTCGAGGACTGGAATCACACGCTCGCGGTCAACCTGACGGGGCTCTTTCTTTGCACGCAAGCCGCGGCCACGCGCATGACGGCCCGCGGCGCCGGCGGCCGCATCGTCAACATCTCGTCGCTGTGCGCGCACCAGGGATGCCCCGGCCAGGTGAGCTACGCGGCCTCCAAGGCCGGGGTCGAGGGCTTCACCAGGTCAATCGCCGAGGACCTGGGAAAGCATGGCATCACCGCGAACTGCATTGCCCCCGGCCCCGTCTACACCAACATGACGGGCAAGGCAGCCCCAGCGGGCCAGCAGGCAGTGCGCTGGAGCGGGGCGCCGATACCCGACTTCGGGCTGCCGCCCG
This sequence is a window from Chloroflexota bacterium. Protein-coding genes within it:
- a CDS encoding ABC transporter permease: MTRYIARRLLSVIPLLIAVSLIVFGMSKALPGDPVAIFLQQADIANPELVNAMRDKYGLNDPLPVQYWTWLSLMFQGDMGESIRRGERVSDLLFRGMRNTFSVATASVALVIVVGWTMGVLSAVVHNRAWPQAITRFLAQAPVLMISIPGFAVAVFMVLIFGISLGWLPTSGVSNPREGDDVIDLAKHLILPTIGLALASVGGNWRLARNTMIEVLREDYIRMAHAKGLPLWRVYFVHGLRTTLVPLLTSAGLLFGSLLTGSFILEYIFAWPGIGLLLVESTVNRDVPVVMGATILIASLYIVLNLAVDILYAIVDPRVRYA
- a CDS encoding ABC transporter permease — translated: MHSALSPNKPAGQRLRRTATFLRDHPVLSASLIPILLLIIIALIAPLLPITDPNRANLSVRYLPPLSEAYILGTDRQGNDVVHAERNPDLFPSSVVERYEPPVRKHYVLGADSLGRDIVSRLIWGSRVSLLIGIFANVAVVLISVFFGLLAGYLGGRVDGVIMRLVDIGLAFPGLLLALLILTVLGPSVINMAVAVILSSVPLNIRFFRGQVLTVRNAKYVEAARLLGYNNLRIMFREVLPNVMPLIITVTALNATSFFIFTAGFSLIGMGLQPPDPDWGTIMSDGLRALYEQPAVILGPTILISILAICFNILGDEVQKILSPRESQL
- a CDS encoding ABC transporter ATP-binding protein — its product is MSVTAATEPVLAVKDLHTHFFTKTATVRAVNGVSFSIYPGEIVGLVGESGCGKSVTAMSILGLVDTPGRVVNGTITFDGRDMRRMSGGQLRRVRGHEIAMIFQNPIGALNPVFSVGRQLVEAIRTHQRVGRREAYQQAVGLLERVGIPDPEQRLPQFPHQFSGGMAQRVVIAMALANRPKLLIADEPTTALDVTIQAQIIDLLAELNQEFGMAVLHITHNMALVAESCARTIVMYGGKIAESGETPVVFDDPKHPYTQALLGSVPDLDQPDQIIDPLEGFPPDITREWPGCEFEPRCSQRFERCPVENPLLREVAVGHAVRCHLYEAAS
- a CDS encoding ATP-binding cassette domain-containing protein, with the protein product MSDTVAPLLQCEGLVKAFSLPRTKLMERRRSLLAVGGVDLSLDAEETLGLVGESGCGKTTLGRLIVGLEQPTSGSVIFSARKASSSGGNERLDVARNAQMVFQDPLGSLNPRKRIRDAIAEPLKIHEIVPDDAIDERVNDLLQEVGLPIEFGARFPMQVSGGQQQRVAIARALSVESELLVADEPLSSLDVSVQAQILDLLRHIRDRRRLSVIFISHDLAVVQQLCNRVAVMYLGKIVEEGETRRLFQRPRHPYTTALLSAVPRVKTAAGERIRLSGEPASAANIPPGCPFHTRCWKAADICRTDVPKLESLDGAQVACHFPE
- a CDS encoding 3-oxoacyl-ACP reductase FabG, giving the protein MLQDRVAIVTGAGGLHGIGRAIALAYAEHGCRVAVAGGSAVEQVADGIRADGGTAIAIDCDVSIPSDIEHMVERTEAELGPIDILCNNAGILRRGHWHEITLEDWNHTLAVNLTGLFLCTQAAATRMTARGAGGRIVNISSLCAHQGCPGQVSYAASKAGVEGFTRSIAEDLGKHGITANCIAPGPVYTNMTGKAAPAGQQAVRWSGAPIPDFGLPPDVAGAAVFLASDLANWITAATLVVDGGRLVQ